In Naumovozyma castellii chromosome 1, complete genome, one DNA window encodes the following:
- the THI6 gene encoding bifunctional hydroxyethylthiazole kinase/thiamine-phosphate diphosphorylase (ancestral locus Anc_6.231), whose translation MVFDKSKVDYSLYLVTDSTMLPEGTTLYSQVEAGLKNGVTLVQLREKDSDTKIFIEEALEVKKLCVKYNVPLIINDRVDVALAIDADGVHVGQGDMPIPMVRALVGPDRIVGWSVGKTSEVETLAQWGPDMVDYIGIGMVFPTMTKKNPKKSPMGPQGVIEILDALEINNADWCRTVAIGGLHPNNIERVLYQCGSSNGKRSLDGISVVSDIMAASDAGAATRTLRKLLSQSSYQYVALDLKYSDSVSNRGLIKSIIEQVTNNSPLVQHITNKVHQNFGANVALALGSSPIMSEVESEVDELAHIPNASLLVNTGTVAPVEMLKTAIAAYNNAKRPIVFDPVGYSATQTRLILNDTLLTYGQFTCIKGNSGEILSLANLNQGKMKGVDAGEETVSKELLARATRVVAYKYKTIAVCTGEYDFIADGTFGGSYSLSNATAGVSADKIPCWMVEDGPIPIMGEITASGCSLGSTISCLVGGLSATGNVFHAVVAAVILYKSAGKLASTKCKGNGSFNVELIDALYQLFHDNKPETWTANLTQIA comes from the coding sequence ATGGTATTCGATAAATCAAAAGTTGATTATTCACTATATTTAGTGACTGATTCGACCATGTTACCGGAGGGAACCACATTATACTCACAAGTAGAAGCTGGGCTGAAGAATGGAGTTACATTAGTCCAATTGAGAGAAAAGGATTCTGACACTAAGATTTTCATCGAGGAAGCCTTAGAAGTCAAAAAACTTTGTGTAAAATATAACGTCCCACTGATCATTAATGATCGTGTCGATGTTGCTCTAGCTATTGATGCCGATGGGGTACATGTTGGCCAGGGAGACATGCCAATTCCAATGGTTAGAGCCCTTGTGGGACCCGATAGAATTGTTGGGTGGAGTGTCGGTAAGACCAGCGAAGTCGAGACATTGGCTCAATGGGGACCAGATATGGTCGATTATATAGGTATTGGTATGGTTTTCCCTACCATGACGAAAAAGAATCCAAAGAAATCTCCAATGGGCCCTCAAGGTGTTATTGAGATCTTAGATGCCttagaaattaataatgcAGACTGGTGCAGAACTGTAGCCATTGGTGGGTTACATcctaataatattgaaagagTTCTATACCAATGTGGTTCAAGTAACGGTAAGAGATCTCTCGATGGTATCTCTGTTGTCAGTGATATCATGGCAGCTAGTGATGCCGGTGCAGCAACAAGAACTTTACGCAAACTACTTTCGCAATCAAGTTATCAATACGTTGCGCTGGATTTAAAGTACAGTGACTCAGTTTCCAACCGTGGACTAATTAAGTCAATAATAGAACAAGTAACTAACAACTCTCCTTTGGTTCAACATATAACTAATAAGGTTCATCAAAACTTTGGTGCTAACGTGGCATTAGCATTAGGCTCCTCGCCCATTATGTCAGAGGTGGAGTCAGAAGTTGATGAATTAGCCCACATTCCAAATGCGTCGTTATTAGTCAATACTGGTACCGTTGCTCCTGTTGAAATGTTGAAAACTGCAATTGCTGCCTATAACAATGCTAAAAGACCTATTGTATTCGATCCTGTAGGATATAGTGCCACTCAAACTCGATTAATCTTAAACGACACATTATTAACATACGGTCAATTTACATGTATTAAGGGTAATTCGGGTGAGATACTTTCTCTAGCTAACTTGAATCAAGGTAAGATGAAAGGTGTTGATGCAGGAGAAGAAACAGTCAGTAAAGAGTTACTTGCTCGTGCTACAAGAGTTGTTGCCTACAAGTATAAGACTATTGCCGTCTGTACGGGAGAATATGACTTTATTGCGGATGGTACCTTTGGTGGGTCATATAGTTTATCAAATGCGACAGCTGGTGTTTCGGCTGATAAAATTCCATGTTGGATGGTAGAAGACGGACCTATTCCTATAATGGGTGAAATTACTGCAAGTGGTTGTTCTCTTGGTTCCACCATATCTTGTCTTGTTGGTGGGCTATCAGCTACTGGTAATGTTTTCCACGCGGTAGTTGCTGCAGTGATCCTATACAAATCCGCTGGTAAATTGGCTTCTACAAAATGTAAGGGTAATGGTAGCTTCAATGTGGAATTAATCGATGCCCTATACCAATTATTCCATGATAATAAACCTGAGACTTGGACAGCTAATTTAACTCAAATAGcttaa
- the SRP72 gene encoding signal recognition particle subunit SRP72 (ancestral locus Anc_6.224): MVKDNLTNLLSQLNVESTHNEHSKAEQTCLNLLDGGCSNPGQIFKHCLIAVIKQDKYERALALLQRYKHIDEKYGSQFMLEKLYIYYKLNQVAKFEKLFSSKFKDGIDGILKVKMTSKNRGLLHARAQFCYRNGKYEESYKIYHYLASSNDQEEFDNDLELACNERVPLTALPNLEVSSPLFSKLHDESYDLLFNESMILSAKECYQEAIELLTRALTMAKGDGYESDINAIELQLAYVYQMMGEKDDSKKLLNNLLTKLEPGSAFQLIVKNNINSFIDFSKYSTNFNLLQRNLNFEKLNSLNLQNLTFEQWSTIQRNYMFLQLFNNNKVQSKSTILSRTLSNYSNLVDNVSLETYKTQSKKLYHHCISMINSGTTGSVIGFLLLTLQLLIVEKQWDNSIRLCESFLNKDKSSSKSNHIVKYILFELYKVTGRHNSKRMLLFRTLTTLDNWDSIEQDLPFWKHVAFQNLTIGQTKDAKKIFDVIKQHDNNELIESILSGESFNIEKCSELVADIDVDELIASGIKPLESTLRKKTVDNKANKILKNKMQLKNKKRKEQKLKKFLATHESASSSKFPDPERWVPMRDRSTYRPKRRQQLTKQTQGGVMSKKAEQALDISKKTPPPGRNNAKKNKKKGRK, from the coding sequence ATGGTAAAGGATAATTTAACCAATCTTTTATCTCAATTGAATGTGGAATCCACACATAACGAACATTCAAAAGCAGAACAAACATGTTTGAATCTTTTAGATGGTGGTTGTAGCAACCCAggtcaaatatttaaacaTTGTTTAATTGCAGTAATTAAACAAGACAAATACGAGAGGGCATTGGCTTTATTACAAAGATATAAACACAtcgatgaaaaatatggCAGCCAATTTATGTTGGAAAAACTATACATTTATTATAAATTGAATCAAGTGgctaaatttgaaaaactcTTCTCTTCTAAATTCAAGGATGGTATTGATGGTATATTAAAGGTTAAGATGACTTCCAAGAATAGAGGTTTATTACATGCAAGGGCTCAATTCTGTTATAGAAATGGGAAGTATGAGGAATCATATAagatttatcattatttggcTTCCAGCAACGACCAAGAAGAATTCgataatgatttggaattagCATGTAATGAACGTGTACCATTAACTGCGTTACCCAATTTGGAAGTATCATCGCCACTTTTCAGTAAACTACATGACGAATCTTACGATTTACttttcaatgaatcaatGATTCTTTCCGCTAAGGAATGTTATCAGGAAGCCATTGAGTTACTAACAAGGGCATTAACAATGGCCAAAGGTGATGGCTACGAAAGTGATATTAACGCTATCGAATTGCAATTGGCGTACGTATATCAAATGATGGGGGAAAAGGATGATTCCAAGAAGCTTTTAAACAACCTTTTAACGAAATTAGAACCAGGTTCTGCATTCCAATTAATTGTTAAGAATAAtatcaattcatttatagacttttccaaatattcgacaaatttcaatttacttcaaagaaatttgaattttgaaaagcTTAACTCGTTAAACTTACAAAATTTAACGTTTGAACAATGGTCAACAATCCAACGCAATTATATGTTTTTAcaattattcaacaataataaagttCAATCAAAATCCACCATTTTGTCGCGAACATTAAGCAATTACTCCAATTTGGTTGACAACGTATCATTAGAAACTTATAAAACGCaatccaagaaattatacCATCATTGTATTTCAATGATAAATAGTGGCACCACCGGAAGTGTCATTGgatttttgttgttgacACTTCAATTACTCATAGTGGAGAAACAGTGGGATAATTCCATTAGATTATGTGAATCATTCTTGAATAAGGACAAATCTTCCTCTAAATCTAACCATATTGTCAAATATATCCTGTTTGAATTGTATAAGGTTACAGGGAGACATAATTCGAAGAGGATGTTGTTATTCAGAACTCTCACTACTTTGGATAATTGGGATAGTATTGAACAGGATTTACCATTCTGGAAACATGTTGcattccaaaatttaacTATAGGACAAACCAAGGACGctaagaaaatttttgatgTGATTAAGCAacatgataataatgaattaattgaatcGATTTTATCAGGTGAATCATtcaacattgaaaaatgttcTGAACTAGTAGCTGATATTGACGTAGATGAACTTATTGCATCTGGTATTAAACCATTAGAGTCTACATTAAGGAAGAAAACCGTGGATAATAAAGCTAATAAAATACTCAAGAACAAAATgcaattaaagaataaaaagaggaaagaacaGAAACTAAAGAAATTCTTGGCAACTCACGAATCTGCCAGTAGTAGTAAATTTCCAGATCCAGAAAGGTGGGTCCCAATGAGAGATAGGTCAACGTACAGACCAAAGAGAAGACAACAGCTTACAAAGCAGACACAAGGTGGTGTTATGAGCAAAAAAGCTGAACAAGCCTTAGATATCTCCAAGAAGACACCACCACCAGGTAGAAACAATGccaaaaagaataaaaagaaGGGCCGTAAGTGA
- the PUS1 gene encoding pseudouridine synthase PUS1 (ancestral locus Anc_6.226), with protein sequence MSEENLRPAYDDAESEEAVKRGAQHKWTKARKSDFDDADGKKKKKDDGHVAKRPRTEWGARPPQLDAEGKVIPTEPRLPKRKVVVMVGYCGTGYCGMQYNPPNPTIEAALFKAFVEAGAISKDNSNDLKKSGFMRAARTDKGVHAGGNLVSLKMIIEDPQIKEKINEKLPEGIRVWDIERVNKAFDCRKLCSSRWYEYLLPTYSLIGPKPNSCLFNDIEESKLEVPGVIEDDIESKTFWEGVNKELAETFTNEELEAIKNYFPPPRDEFEDSEELYLKVKKYKQIENAHRRKYRISNEKLTKFRSTMEQYLGAHNFHNFTLGKDFKDPSAIRFIKAIKVSDPFVIGDAKTEWVSIKIHGQSFMLHQIRKMVSMATLVTRCGSPTERITQAYGVQKINIPKAPALGLLLEAPVYEGYNAKLQEFGYKAIDFSNYQTEMDAFKMKHIYDKIYKEEVDENIFNAFFSYIDSFNKVTGFQGEETETKKGANVQKSIFEFLTARGIPEDETIETKKNDDVKSEVEVNPDTTNTNVEEVVTETPVAEVV encoded by the coding sequence ATGTCGGAAGAAAATTTGAGACCTGCTTATGATGATGCAGAAAGTGAAGAAGCGGTAAAAAGAGGAGCTCAACATAAATGGACGAAGGCTCGTAAATCAGATTTCGATGATGCCGATGgcaaaaagaagaagaaggatgACGGTCACGTTGCAAAAAGACCTAGAACTGAATGGGGGGCACGTCCTCCCCAACTTGATGCTGAGGGCAAGGTTATTCCTACCGAACCAAGATTACCAAAGAGAAAAGTGGTCGTTATGGTTGGTTATTGCGGTACCGGTTACTGTGGTATGCAATATAATCCACCAAACCCAACAATTGAAGCCGCATTGTTCAAGGCATTTGTGGAAGCTGGTGCCATTTCAAAGGATAATTCGAacgatttgaaaaaaagtGGATTCATGCGAGCTGCAAGAACTGATAAGGGTGTTCATGCTGGTGGGAATttagtttctttaaaaatgattatCGAGGATCCtcaaatcaaagaaaagattaatgaGAAATTACCTGAAGGTATTCGTGTTTGGGATATTGAACGTGTTAATAAAGCTTTCGATTGCAGAAAGTTGTGTAGTTCTCGTTGGTACGAATATCTATTACCAACCTACTCCTTGATAGGTCCTAAACCAAATTCATGTTTATTTAAtgacattgaagaaagtaaGCTTGAAGTTCCCGGTGTAATTGAGGATGATATAGAATCTAAGACATTCTGGGAGGGAGTTAACAAGGAACTTGCTGAAACATTTACGAACGAGGAATTAGAAGcaattaaaaattattttccacCTCCAAGAGATGAATTCGAAGATTCTGAAGAACTTTATCTAAAAGTGAAGAAGTATAAGCAAATTGAGAATGCTCATCGCAGAAAATATCGTATTTCCAATGAAAAACTAACTAAGTTCCGTTCCACCATGGAACAATACTTAGGTGCTCATAATTTCCACAACTTCACTCTTGGTAAAGATTTTAAAGATCCCAGTGCTATCAGATTTATTAAGGCAATCAAGGTGTCAGACCCATTTGTCATTGGTGATGCCAAGACTGAATGGGTTTCAATTAAGATTCATGGTCAGTCCTTTATGCTACATCAAATTCGTAAAATGGTTTCTATGGCCACATTAGTTACACGTTGTGGTTCTCCAACTGAGCGTATTACACAAGCTTACGGTGTCCAAAAGATTAATATTCCAAAGGCACCTGCCTTAGGTTTGTTACTGGAAGCTCCTGTTTATGAGGGATATAATGCTAAATTACAAGAATTTGGTTACAAGGCAATCGATTTTAGTAATTATCAAACAGAAATGGATGCTTTTAAGATGAAACATATTTATGATAAGATTtataaagaagaagttgatgaaaatattttcaatgcCTTCTTTAGTTACATTGACAGTTTCAATAAAGTTACAGGATTTCAAGGGGAAGAAACAGAGACCAAGAAAGGAGCAAACGTTCAAAAGAGTATTTTTGAGTTCCTTACGGCAAGAGGTATCCCAGAAGATGAAACTATcgaaacaaagaaaaatgatgatgtgAAATCTGAAGTGGAGGTTAATCCTGACACAACCAATACGAACGTCGAAGAAGTCGTCACTGAAACACCTGTTGCAGAGGTGGtatga
- the NIP7 gene encoding ribosome biosynthesis protein NIP7 (ancestral locus Anc_6.225) translates to MRQLTEEETKVVFEKLAGYIGRNISYLVDNKENPHVFRLQKDRVYYVPENVAKLATCVARPNLMSLGICLGKFTKTGKFRLHVTALSVLAEHAKYKIWIKPNGEMPFLYGNHVLKAHVGKMSDDIPEHAGVIVFAMNDTPLGFGVSAKSTGEARNLQPTAIVAFRQADIGEYLRDEDTLFT, encoded by the coding sequence ATGAGACAACtaacagaagaagaaacgAAAGTAGTTTTTGAGAAATTAGCAGGTTACATCGGTAGAAATATATCGTACCTGGTAGacaataaagaaaatcCACATGTATTTAGACTACAGAAGGATAGAGTTTACTATGTTCCAGAAAATGTGGCAAAATTGGCTACTTGTGTAGCCAGACCTAATTTGATGTCCCTAGGTATCTGTTTGGGGAAGTTCACCAAGACTGGAAAGTTTAGATTACATGTCACTGCATTGTCTGTTCTTGCAGAACATGCAAAATATAAGATTTGGATCAAACCAAATGGGGAAATGCCATTCCTATATGGTAATCATGTATTAAAGGCTCATGTAGGTAAGATGTCTGATGATATTCCAGAACATGCAGGTGTCATTGTCTTTGCTATGAACGATACTCCACTAGGGTTCGGTGTTAGTGCAAAGAGTACTGGGGAAGCTAGAAATTTACAACCAACGGCTATCGTTGCATTCAGACAGGCAGATATTGGTGAATATTTGAGAGATGAAGATACATTGTTTACTTAA
- the LEA1 gene encoding U2 snRNP complex subunit LEA1 (ancestral locus Anc_6.230), giving the protein MKFTPSIVLDAPSYYVDHISGRYNTDKCVVLRDKQLETDSELMITSLKHLPKNTNILDLTNNDLFAFPNLASFKELHTLLLSRNRIVDLDGKLLPCNLQNLVLASNGISELSSLNGLAKAPTSLKNVCLRGNQICHLSGYREYVLALLPQLETLDFSRVTPDQKERIGKVSTVTKQELSSEGESAKRDKSIEMMNFVVGKMTAERRKELKLQLAQATSLQEISKLEKLLSGGV; this is encoded by the coding sequence ATGAAGTTTACACCTAGTATTGTTTTGGATGCTCCGTCATATTATGTGGACCACATTAGCGGAAGGTATAACACGGATAAATGCGTGGTTTTACGAGATAAGCAGCTGGAAACAGATTCTGAATTAATGATTACAAGTTTAAAGCATCTGCCCAAAAACACAAATATATTGGATCTtacaaataatgatttatttgcTTTCCCAAATCTTGCGAGCTTTAAGGAATTACATACTTTATTACTATCAAGGAATAGAATCGTCGATTTAGATGGAAAACTACTGCCGTGCAATCTTCAGAATTTGGTATTAGCAAGCAATGGTATATCTGAATTGAGTTCCTTGAATGGACTTGCGAAGGCACCTACTTCACTAAAAAATGTGTGTCTTAGAGGTAATCAAATATGTCATTTGAGCGGTTATAGAGAATATGTGCTGGCACTACTGCCACAATTAGAGACTTTAGATTTTAGTCGTGTGACACCAGATCAGAAGGAAAGGATAGGAAAGGTCTCTACAGTTACTAAGCAGGAGCTTTCCTCTGAAGGTGAAAGCGCAAAGAGAGATAAGTCTATtgaaatgatgaattttgTTGTAGGTAAAATGACTGCAGAACGGAGGAAAGAGCTTAAGCTGCAATTAGCACAAGCAACTTCTTTACAGGAGATAAGTAAGctagaaaaattattatctgGAGGTGTCTGA
- the RKM1 gene encoding protein-lysine N-methyltransferase (ancestral locus Anc_6.221) codes for MSKAEALSNLLEWGFQNGVILPENIEFLHDEIKGIHCICTGTVARPTMTLPSSLIISGQLAKNVFHNETEDNTWLKFLFAKLKYDTEATVDDENIDLKIKFKPYIDALPKRIDSVLVWNPEELETLLGGTNLGNSHREKLYSIFKEWYELLKKQPPSSPFFDLNKVETDLLIFENWNETSYDIIYEKLITDTINQTPTIWYSFSGFLWSHLIFISRAFPEYIVNKNCEESAVILLPIIDLMNHHYSSKVSWSSNEEGAFIYQNQMVLEKGDELLNNYGAKGNEELLASYGFVLEDNAFDLVMLRIKLPLPLIEEILINDDGYDIHLPTMEEYTTFAFDQEEKKQDKNATKKTPMDYQDGIIYIINRNNVDVCLRPLIQIFTYLSKTPMESLEDLRPTLEGLEKLRVAIQQKMAPLEREIATANLDPHRYNCATTYRNGQINVLSSASSELKRKEKELMSKNKRNLITVSKISKYDPTFIEVELPNMIPRRLQGTDIEFDSTFDIFVIWIILKIRNNSLPDKYNWVHAQYDTCSTSISLSELQVNDAHAFYNHYFNGIDTVPFEEVERSFKFVVNNSFNTVTSEETILVRQL; via the coding sequence ATGTCGAAAGCAGAAGCTCTCAGTAACTTACTGGAATGGGGATTTCAAAATGGTGTGATTTTACCAGAAAACATCGAATTTCTCCACGATGAGATCAAAGGTATTCATTGCATTTGCACAGGTACAGTCGCAAGACCTACGATGACACTaccttcatcattaatcaTATCTGGTCAACTAGCTAAGAATGTGTTTCATAACGAGACAGAGGATAATACCTGGTTGAAATTTCTATTTGCTAAACTAAAATACGACACTGAGGCAACTGTTGATGATGAGAAcattgatttgaaaattaaatttaaaccATATATCGATGCACTACCTAAGAGGATTGATTCTGTTCTAGTTTGGAATCcagaagaattggaaaccTTATTAGGGGGTACAAATTTAGGTAATTCACACAGGGAGAAACTGTATTCGatctttaaagaatggTATGAACTTCTAAAGAAGCAACCGCCATCCTCTCCCTTTTTTGATCTCAACAAAGTGGAGACAGATTTGTTAATTTTCGAGAATTGGAATGAGACATCCTATGATATCATATATGAAAAGTTAATTACGGATACAATTAATCAAACACCCACCATTTGGTACTCCTTTTCTGGATTCCTTTGGTCACACTTAATATTCATATCCAGAGCATTTCCAGAATACATAGTAAATAAGAACTGTGAAGAATCTGCAGTTATATTATTACcaataattgatttaatGAACCACCATTATTCTTCCAAAGTATCGTGGTCTTCCAATGAAGAAGGTGCATTCATTTATCAGAATCAAATGGTTTTGGAGAAGGGTGATGAACTATTAAACAATTATGGTGCCAAGGGTAACGAGGAATTATTAGCAAGTTATGGATTTGTATTAGAGGACAATGCGTTTGATTTGGTGATGCTGAGAATTAAATTACCCTTGCCGTTgatagaagaaatattgattAATGACGATGGCTATGATATTCACTTACCCACCATGGAAGAATATACCACATTTGCATTCGATcaagaggaaaagaaacaagataAGAACGCGACAAAGAAAACACCAATGGATTATCAAGACGGGATTATCTATATCATTAACAGAAATAATGTGGACGTTTGCTTGAGACCATTAATACAAATTTTCACGTATTTGTCAAAAACTCCCATGGAAAGTTTAGAGGATTTACGACCAACATTAGAGGGTTTGGAGAAGTTAAGAGTGGCTATACAACAAAAAATGGCACCCCTCGAACGCGAAATTGCTACTGCTAATCTTGATCCTCATAGATATAATTGTGCCACTACTTACAGAAATGGTCAGATCAATGTCTTATCAAGTGCCTCATCCGAGCTGAAACGTAAGGAGAAAGAGCTAATGTCCAAAAATAAGAGGAATTTAATAACAGTTAGtaaaatttccaaatacgATCCTACATTTATAGAAGTGGAATTACCAAATATGATTCCAAGGAGACTTCAAGGAACTGacattgaatttgattctaCTTTTGACATATTTGTAATCTGgattattttaaaaatcaGAAATAATAGTTTACCTGACAAGTACAATTGGGTACACGCACAATACGATACATGCTCAACCTCAATCTCCCTTTCAGAGTTACAAGTGAATGATGCCCATGCATTTTATAATCATTACTTCAATGGCATTGATACAGTaccatttgaagaagtcGAGCGCAGCTTCAAGTTTGTTGTGAATAACTCCTTCAATACGGTAACTTCAGAAGAAACAATCCTAGTTCGTCAGCTTTAA